Genomic DNA from Klebsiella variicola:
CCTGTTCTTTATTCAGCAGGGTGTGCCGCAGAATCTGCTGGCCTACCAGCCCTTTACCACCCTCGAAGGGGCGCACCAGCTGTTGCCGATGGGGCCTGTCGCCTCGCAGGAAGCGATTAAGCTGCTGGGCACCAACGGCGGCGGTTTCTTTAACGCCAACTCCGCTCACCCGTTTGAAAACCCGACCGCGCTGACCAATCTCGTGCAGATGCTGGCAATCTTCCTGATCCCGGCAGCACTGTGCTTCGCCTTCGGCGAGGTAGTGAGCGATCGCCGCCAGGGGCGCGCCATCCTGTGGGCAATGACGCTGATCTTTATCCTCTGCGTCGCCGTGGTGATGTGGGCGGAAACTCGCGGCAACCCCCACCTGCTGACGCTGGGCGCTGACAGTAGCCTGAATATGGAAGGTAAAGAGAGTCGCTTCGGTATTCTCGCCAGCAGTCTGTTCGCAGTGATCACCACTGCCGCCTCCTGCGGCGCGGTCAATGCCATGCATGACTCCTTCACCGCGCTGGGCGGCATGGTGCCGATGTGGCTGATGCAGATTGGCGAAGTGGTGTTCGGCGGCGTCGGTTCGGGCCTGTACGGCATGCTGCTGTTCGTCATGCTGGCGGTGTTTATCGCCGGGCTGATGGTCGGCCGCACTCCGGAGTATCTCGGGAAGAAAATCGATGTCCGGGAAATGAAAATGATCGCCCTCGCCATTCTGGTCACCCCGACGCTGGTGCTGCTTGGCACGGCGCTGGCGATGATGACCGACGCCGGCCGCGCCGGGATGTTCAACCCTGGACCGCACGGCTTTAGCGAAGTGCTGTACGCCGTCACCTCGGCGGCCAATAACAACGGCAGCGCCTTCGCTGGCCTGGGTGCGGCGACGCCGTTCTGGAACCTGCTGCTGGCGTTCTGCATGCTGGTCGGCCGCTTCGCCGTCATCATTCCGGTGATGGCCATCGCCGGCTCGCTGGTGGCGAAGAAAATTCAACCGGCCAGCCCCGGTACCCTCGCCACCCACGACGCCCTGTTTATCGGTTTGCTGATCGGCACCGTGCTGCTGGTGGGCGCCCTGACCTTTATTCCTGCGCTGGCGCTTGGCCCGCTGGCTGAACACTTTTCCTTACTTTGAGCGATGCGGAGCACCCTGTTATGAGTCGCAAACAATTAGCCCTGCTGGAGCCGACGCTGGTGCGCCAGGCGCTGCTGGATGCCGTGAAAAAACTCAGCCCGATGGTGCAATGGCGCAATCCGGTGATGTTTATCGTCTGGGTGGGCAGTCTGTTAACTACCCTGCTGGCGATCGCCATGGCTGGCGGCGCCCTGACCGGTAGCGCCACCTTTACCGCCGCCGTCAGCATCTGGCTGTGGTTTACCGTGCTGTTCGCTAACTTTGCCGAAGCGATGGCGGAAGGCCGCAGCAAAGCCCAGGCCAACAGCCTGAAAGGGGTGAAAAAAACGGCCTTCGCCCGCAAACTGCGCGCCCCGCAGCATGACGCGACGGTCGACCACGTGCCAGCGGAAGACCTGCGCAAAGGCGACGTGGTGCTGGTGGAAGCCGGGGATATTATCCCCTGCGATGGCGAAGTCATCGAAGGCGGCGCCTCGGTGGACGAAAGCGCCATTACCGGCGAGTCTGCCCCGGTGATCCGTGAATCCGGTGGCGATTTTGCCTCGGTGACCGGCGGGACACGCATTCTCTCCGACTGGCTGGTGATCCGCTGCAGCGTGAACCCGGGAGAAACCTTCCTCGACCGGATGATCGCCATGGTGGAAGGCGCCCAGCGCCGTAAAACGCCGAACGAGATCGCCCTGACGATCCTGCTGATCGCCCTGACGCTGGTGTTCCTGCTGGCCACCGCCACCATCTGGCCGTTTTCGGCGTGGAGCGGCAATGCGGTCAGCGTTACCGTGCTGGTCGCCCTGCTGGTGTGTCTGATCCCGACCACCATCGGCGGGCTGCTGTCGGCCATCGGCGTCGCCGGGATGAGTCGTATGCTCGGCGCCAACGTCATCGCCACCAGTGGCCGCGCGGTGGAGGCCGCTGGCGACGTCGATGTCCTGCTGCTGGATAAAACCGGGACCATTACCCTCGGCAACCGTCAGGCTTCCGCCTTCCTGCCGGCGCGCGGCGTGGAAGAGCGAACCCTCGCCGACGCCGCCCAGCTCTCCTCGCTGGCGGATGAAACCCCTGAGGGGCGCAGCATCGTGGTGCTGGCGAAACAGCGCTTTAACCTGCGCGAACGCGATCTGCAGTCGCTGCACGCCACCTTTGTCCCCTTTACCGCGCAAACGCGGATGAGCGGCATCAATATCGATCAACGCATGATCCGCAAAGGGTCGGTGGACGCCATTCGCCGCCACGTGGAGGCCAACGGCGGCCACTTCCCTGCCGATGTCGATAAGCAGGTGGAAGAGGTCGCCCGCCAGG
This window encodes:
- the kdpA gene encoding potassium-transporting ATPase subunit KdpA — protein: MAAQGFLLLASYLLVLLVLARPLGTCLARMVNDIPLPGLAGVERVLWRVAGIRAEEMGWLQYLLAILLFNALGGLALFALLMLQGVLPFNPQHLPGLSWDLALNTAVSFVSNTNWQAYAGESTMSYLSQMVGLTVQNFLSAATGIAVVFALTRAFARQKMSALGNAWVDLTRITLWLLLPLSLLVALFFIQQGVPQNLLAYQPFTTLEGAHQLLPMGPVASQEAIKLLGTNGGGFFNANSAHPFENPTALTNLVQMLAIFLIPAALCFAFGEVVSDRRQGRAILWAMTLIFILCVAVVMWAETRGNPHLLTLGADSSLNMEGKESRFGILASSLFAVITTAASCGAVNAMHDSFTALGGMVPMWLMQIGEVVFGGVGSGLYGMLLFVMLAVFIAGLMVGRTPEYLGKKIDVREMKMIALAILVTPTLVLLGTALAMMTDAGRAGMFNPGPHGFSEVLYAVTSAANNNGSAFAGLGAATPFWNLLLAFCMLVGRFAVIIPVMAIAGSLVAKKIQPASPGTLATHDALFIGLLIGTVLLVGALTFIPALALGPLAEHFSLL
- the kdpB gene encoding potassium-transporting ATPase subunit KdpB, which produces MSRKQLALLEPTLVRQALLDAVKKLSPMVQWRNPVMFIVWVGSLLTTLLAIAMAGGALTGSATFTAAVSIWLWFTVLFANFAEAMAEGRSKAQANSLKGVKKTAFARKLRAPQHDATVDHVPAEDLRKGDVVLVEAGDIIPCDGEVIEGGASVDESAITGESAPVIRESGGDFASVTGGTRILSDWLVIRCSVNPGETFLDRMIAMVEGAQRRKTPNEIALTILLIALTLVFLLATATIWPFSAWSGNAVSVTVLVALLVCLIPTTIGGLLSAIGVAGMSRMLGANVIATSGRAVEAAGDVDVLLLDKTGTITLGNRQASAFLPARGVEERTLADAAQLSSLADETPEGRSIVVLAKQRFNLRERDLQSLHATFVPFTAQTRMSGINIDQRMIRKGSVDAIRRHVEANGGHFPADVDKQVEEVARQGATPLVVAEGEKVLGIISLKDIVKGGIKERFAQLRKMGIKTVMITGDNRLTAAAIAAEAGVDDFLAEATPEAKLALIRQYQSEGRLVAMTGDGTNDAPALAQADVAVAMNSGTQAAKEAGNMVDLDSNPTKLIEVVHIGKQMLMTRGSLTTFSIANDVAKYFAIIPAAFAAVYPQLAMLNVMGLHSPSSAILSAVIFNALIIVFLIPLALKGVSYRPLSASAMLRRNLWIYGLGGLLVPFIGIKAIDLLLTLSGLV